A genome region from Triticum aestivum cultivar Chinese Spring chromosome 2B, IWGSC CS RefSeq v2.1, whole genome shotgun sequence includes the following:
- the LOC123045479 gene encoding protein GrpE produces MAATYCAYPAASAAAANPTRRHLQTLTAPGALPAARKPSRQAPTFLSFRRPNAALRPLRVAGADPQIVNGEDFPPMNDLIRLYKKAFLDGNDDVVSDIEKAITSMEEERSKAASQLESITAEIASGKNKFLRLNADLENFRKQAEKDRAKFTSNIQVELVQNLLPLVDSFEKTNVEVTLETEKEQKISTSYQGIYKQLVETLKSLGVGVVETVGKPFDPVVHEAIAREESTEFKAGIVSHEVHRGFLLRERVLRPAAVKVSTGPGDQIAGATSSEEPVEDTKEDAAV; encoded by the exons ATGGCGGCAACCTACTGCGCctaccccgccgcctccgccgccgccgcaaaccctacCAGACGCCACCTGCAAACCCTAACCGCGCCGGGCGCCCTACCTGCTGCTCGGAAACCCAGCCGCCAAGCCCCCACCTTCCTCTCTTTCCGGCGCCCCAATGCAGCGCTGCGGCCGCTCCGCGTCGCTGGCGCTGACCCGCAG ATTGTAAATGGGGAAGATTTCCCTCCTATGAATGACCTAATTCGACTGTACAAGAAAGCCTTTCTAGATGGAAACGATGATGTTGTTAGTGACATCGAGAAGGCAATCACTAGCATGGAGGAAGAGAGAAGTAAAGCAGCTTCTCAGCTTGAAAGTATTACAGCTGAAATAGCTTCAGGGAAGAATAAGTTTCTTCGCTTAAATGCTGATCTAGAGAATTTCCGGAAACAGGCTGAAAAGGACCGTGCAAAGTTTACATCTAATATACAAGTGGAACTTGTACAGAATCTGTTGCCTCTGGTTGATAGCTTTGAGAAAACAAATGTAGAGGTCACCCTAGAGACTGAGAAAGAGCAGAAAATCAGCACAAGCTATCAAGGCATATACAAGCAATTAGTAGAAACACTGAAAAGCTTAGGTGTAGGGGTTGTGGAAACTGTTGGCAAGCCATTTGATCCAGTG GTTCACGAGGCTATCGCGCGTGAAGAATCCACAGAGTTTAAGGCTGGGATCGTCTCACACGAAGTTCACCGAGGGTTCCTTCTGAGGGAGAGGGTGCTAAGGCCTGCTGCGGTGAAGGTCTCTACCGGTCCTGGTGACCAAATTGCGGGCGCCACATCTTCGGAGGAGCCCGTGGAGGATACCAAAGAGGATGCTGCTGTGTGA